ACCGACCAGATCCTCGTCCTGGCCGACGGACGATGGCGATACGAGAGCGTCGACGGGACCCCGTGTCCCGCATGGGTCGAGGATGCCCTGGCACACCCTGTACCGCCGCGCGACGACGCGTGGTCGGCGACCTGGACGGCACCCCGACGCGAACCACACCTGGCCGCGATCGAGCAGTGTCTGGCGGCCATCCGCGCCGGAGAGGTCTATCAGGCGTGTGTGTGCACGAGGTTCACCGGCACGGTCACCGGCGACCCCCTGGAGTTCTTCGGCGCCATCACCAGCGCAACGTTGCCAGCGAAATCTGCTTACCTGCAAGGTCATTGGGGTACGGTGGCGAGCTTCTCGCCGGAGACATTCCTGCGCAGGACCGGCAATCTGATCATGTCGGCGCCCATCAAGGGCACCGTACCGGCGGACGCGGCGCCGGAATCGTTGTCGGCGTCGGCGAAGGACGTCGCCGAGAACGTGATGATCGTGGACCTGGTGCGCAACGACCTGAGTCGCCTCGCGGTCACCGGGACGGTGCGTGTCGCCGAACTCCTCTCCGTGGTGCCCGCCCCCGGCGTCTGGCATCTGGTGTCCCGGGTCGAGGCGATCCTCGACCCGGCCGTCGGGACCAACGAACTGCTGCGGGCGACGTTTCCGCCGGCGTCGGTGACCGGCACGCCGAAACTGCGGGCGGCCGAGTTGCTCGCCGAATGGGAGTCCCACCCGCGCGGCGTCTACTGCGGGGCGATCGGGATGGCCGGGCCCGGCCACGGTCTCGATCTCAACGTCGCCATCCGCACCGTCGCCCTGGCACCCGACGGTTCCGCGATCCTCGGTGTCGGCGGCGGCATCACGATCGACTCGGACCCCGAACGCGAATGGCAGGAATGCCTGGACAAGGCGGCCACCATCGTCGGCGCGAGCAGCGCGACCGGCCCGCCGGGCCGCGGCCGCTGACCCGTGACTGCCCGACCGCTCGGCGCACGACACCGCACGTCCGGCGCCGGGCCGGTGCCGTTCGGCGCGCCGATGCGCACGTTCGTTCGAAAGTCCGACGGACAGTCGGCGGTGCCGACGACCCCTGGGGTAGCATCGGGATATGCGCCAATCCATACTGGCAGGTACGGACGGCACGGGGGGCGCCGGCGGGATCGGTGACCAGCGCGCGGCCGAGATCACCGTCGACCTCCCGGTCCCGAGCACCCGGGCCGAGGTCGTCGCGTCCTGGCAACGCGTGGTCGATGCCGGGGCGGACGCGGACAACCACGCCCCCGCGCATCTCTCGGCGCCGGACGTCAGCGACCGCCGACGGGACAATCCCCTCGGGGAGAGTGCGCAGCGACTCCAGCGCGTCTTCGTGGAGGCCACCGACGACTCCGACCTGATGATGGGCGTCTTCGACGCCGACGGTGTCCTGCTGTGGCGTGGCGGGACCCCGCGTTGGCTGACCGTCGCCGACGACCTCGAACTCGTCGAGGGCAGCCGATGGGACGAGGAATCGACTGCGACCACCGCGGTCAGTCTGGTGATGTCGGATCATCGCGCAACCCGCCTGGTGGGTTCCGAGCATTACAACAGCGCGCTGCATGCGCTCTACTGCGCCGCCGCGCCGATCCATCATCCGCGGACCGGCGCGATGACGGGCATCGTCGGACTGGCCGGACCCATCGGGTCGTTCCAGCCGTCGTCGACGGCATTCGCGGTGAGCATGGCCGCGCTCGGCGAACACGAGATCGCCGCTGCGCACACCCGCTCGCTGGCCGATCTCCGCAAGAACGCAGGCGCTCGCCTGGCCGGGATCCGCGGGCCCGCGCTGCTCGTCGACAGCGACGGTTGGGTGGCCGACAGCCGGGGGTGCACCGCGCCGGACGCCGTGGGCGCGCCCGCCGAGGGGATGCATCAGTTCGTGCCCGGGATCGGCGCCTGCGTCGCCTCGGCGGTCGGCCGCGGATGGCTGCTCCGTCCGGTCGGACCCGCGAGTCCCATTGTCGCCGAACTCGATCTGCGCGGCGAGCCGTCCCTCACGGTGGCCGGCGACGGTGACGAATGGCGCACGGTGCTCACCCGTCGCCATGCCCAGATCCTCCTGCTGCTGGCCGAGGCGTCCGAATCCGGCCTCACCTCGGCACGGTTGAGCCGACTCATCTTCGGTGACACCGGACACGTCGTGACGGTCCGCGCGGAGATGTCCCGGCTGCGTCGCGCCGTCGGCGCCCTGCTGACCAGCCGGCCGTATCGCCTTGCCCCGGGCGTGACCCTGCACATCGCCACCGAGTCGACGGCGGCGGGCGACGGGCGCCGTTTCGTCAGTCCTGCCGATGCGCCAGGACCGCTTGATACAGATCACGGCGGGAAGCACCGCCGTCTCGCGTGACCTGAGCGCACGCGTCCTTGAGTCGCGTTCCGCCGGCGACGAGTTCCTCGACCTCGGCGACCAGATCGGCCATGTCGCGGCGGCGGGGCGCGCCACCCGCGACGACGACGGTGATCTCCCCCGGACGCCGCCCGCCGCCCACTCGGCGAGCTCGCCGACGGTTCCGCGACGCACCTCCTCGTAGGTCTTGGTGAGTTCGCGGCAGACCGCGGCGCGCCGGTCGGGCCCGAGGATGTCGGCGGCAGCGGCGAGCGTGTCCGCCAGCCGATGCGGCGATTCGAAGAACACCGTGGTCCGGGGTTGGTCGATCAGTCCGGTCAGCCAGTCGCGACGCGCTCCGGATCTCCGGGGGGCGAAACCGTCGAAACAGAACCGCTCGGACGGGAGCGCGGAGACCGCGAGCGCTGTGGTCACCGCCGACGGCCCGGGCAGGCACGTCACCGGCAATCCGGCGTCCGCGCAGGCGGCGACCAGCTTGAACCCGGGGTCACTCACCGACGGCATACCGGCATCGGTGATGAGCAGCACCGTCGAGCCCGCGCCGATCGCCTCCACGAGTTTCGGTGTGCGCGCCGCCTCCACCTGGTCGTAGTAGCTCACCAGACTCCCGCCGATCACCACGTCCAGCGATGCGGCGAGGCTGCGCGCGCGGCGGGTGTCCTCGGCGGCGACGATGTCGGCGGAACCCAACGCGGCACGCAGGCGCGGCGACGCATCGCCGGCCTGGCCCATGGGGGTCGCGGCGAGGACCAACCGCCCCTCGCCCGGCCCGTCGTCACCGTCGAGCGGGGGGCGGATCGTCGGGTCGTCGGCGACCTCGTCGGCCGGTTCGCGTGAGTTCATCACTGGTCAGCTTACGAGGGGCCACTACGATCGGACGCGTGACCAACTCCGCCGTCCTCGATCGTCGTCGCGAGGACCGCGGTCTCCCCCGTGGCGACGACCACGGTCGCGCCGAGGATCTGGGTACCCGTCCCGTCCCGGAGATCCCGGCCCCGCTGTTCGGTGCGCCCGACCGGCGACGCGGATTCCTCGTCGGGCTGGTGATCACCGCGGTGGCCGCGCTGACGCGCTTCTGGGGTCTGGCGCATCCCACCGATCAGGGCACCCCGGTCTTCGACGAAAAGCACTATGTCCCGCAGGGGTGGCAGGTGCTGACCGGCGGCAACTGGATCGAGGACAATCCGGCCTACGGTTTGGTCGTCCACCCGCCGGTGGGCAAATGGCTGCTGGCCGCGGGCGAAGCGGTCTTCGGGTACGGCCCGGTCGGCTGGCGGATCACCCCGGCGATCGCCGGGGTGGCGATCGTGGTGTTGATCTACATCGCGGTACGGCGGTTGTCGCGCTCGACGATGGTCGGCGCGATCGCCGCCGTGTTCGCGATCTGCGACGGCGTGCTGTTCGTCCAGTCCCGGATGGGCATGCTCGACATCTTCCAGGCGGTCTTCGTGGTCGCCGCCATCACCGCCCTGATCGCCGATCGCGACCAGGTGCGGGCGCGGATGCACCGCGTCTATCTCGAAGGCCGCATCCACGACAGCGACTTCGGGCCACGGCTCGGTTTCCGGTGGTATCGGTTCACCGCCGGCGTGATGCTGGGCCTGGCGTGCGGCACCAAGTGGTCGGGCGTGTACTTCGTGGTCTTCTTCGCCCTGCTCGCCATCGGGTTCGACGTCGCGGCACGCAAGGCGTACCACGTCCGCCGGCCGTGGCTCGGTGTCCTGCGCCGGGACCTGGTCCCCGCCGGGATGAGCCTCGCGGTGATGCCGATCGTCATCTACTTCGTGAGCTTCATCCCGTGGTTCACCAGCGAGACCGCGGTCTACCGCTACGAGGTGGGCAACCAGATCGGCGTCGGCGGACCGTTCGCCTGGGTGCCCGGCGCGTGGCGGTCGCTCTGGTTCTACGAGGCGGGAATCCTGCAGTTCCACGCCGGACTGACGAACTCGGCGGGCAACCACCATCCGTGGGAGTCAAAACCCTGGACGTGGCCGATGAGTCTGCGGCCCATGCTGTATGCGATCGAGAACGGCCCCGATCAGTGTGGGGGCGGTGAATGCATCCGCGCGCAGATGCTGATCGGCTCACCCGCCCTGTGGTGGGTGGCGCTGCCGATGCTGGCGTGGGGTCTGTGGCGCTGGCTTGTCCGTCGCGATTGGCGCTACGCCACCGTGCTGACCGGCTACGCCGCGGGACTGCTCCCCTGGTTCGCCGACCTCGACCGCCAGATGTACTTCTTCTACGCGACCGTGATGGCGCCGTTCCTCGTGATGGGCCTGGCCTTGTGCTGCGGGGATCTCCTGCGCGCGGTGGCCGCGAGAGCGAGGGCACGTCCCGAAAGACGTGCCCTCGGCATCCTCGTGGTCGCGATCTACGTGGGACTCGTGGTGGCCAATTTCATCTGGCTGTGGCCGATCCTCACGGCGAGTCCGATTTCCCCGGCCCAGTGGCATCAGCAGATCTGGCTGCCGAGCTGGAGCTGAGGAACGTGTCGACGGGCGACGCCGTGGATGGGGCGGACCCGTTCTCGCTCAGGTCGACCGCGGAGAACTCGCCGGTGGAGATCTCGATCGCCTGCTGACGGATGTGCTCGTCGACCTGGTCGCGGAGTTCGAGTCGGGCCACGATCAGCGGATCGTTGCGCAGGTCCTTGTAGAGCGCGAAGCACATCAAGATCATCACGACGACGAACGGCAACGCCGCGATGATCGCCATCTGTTGCAGGCCGCTCAATGCGTCGTCACCGCTGATGGCCAACAGCAGCGCGGCGACCGTGCCGGTCAACACGCCCCAGAAGATCGTCACCCATCTCGACGGGTCGTGTGCCCCGCGTTGGGACAGGGAGCCCATCACCAGCGATGCGGCGTCCGCGCCGGACACGAAGAAGATCGCGACCAGGAACATCACCAACGCGGACGCGATGCCGGTCCATGGAAGGTTGGCCAACACGTCGAACAGGGTGTCCTCCGAGTTAGCGGTGTCCGGATTGAAGTTCATCACGCCGTCGGTCTGCTGCCGGATCGCAGTACCGCCGAACACGCAGAACCAGACCAGCGAGACCGTGGTCGGAACAACCATCACGCCGATGACGAACTCACGGATGGTGCGGCCCTTGCTGATCTTGGCGAGGAACAGGCCGACGAAGGGGGTCCAGGACACCCACCACGCCCAGTAGAAGATCGTCCACGAGGCGAGCCAGGACTGGCCGTCGGCGTCCACGGTCGCACCGGAACGCGCGGACAGGAAGGGCAGATCGTTGAGGTAGGCGCCCAGTGTCGTGGGCAGCAGGTTCATGATGAACACGGTCGGCCCGACGACGAACACGAAGATGGCCAGGATGAGCGCCGCCACCATGTTGATGTTCGACAGCCACTGGATACCGCGGGCGACGCCGGACACCGCCGAGGCCACGAAGGCCGCGGTGAGGATGGCGATCACGGCGACCAACAGCATCGTCGACGGCTCGTCCACCCAGCCGACCTTGGCCAGGCCCGAACCGATCTGCAGTGCACCGAGTCCCAGCGACGCGACCGTGCCGAACAGGGTGGCGAAGATGGCGAGGATGTCGATGACCCGGCCGATCGGACCGTTCTCCCGCCCACG
This sequence is a window from Gordonia insulae. Protein-coding genes within it:
- a CDS encoding aminodeoxychorismate synthase component I; translated protein: MTAPALDVLRALHAHTVSSGMPPPAALIGDWWGADAVIAPSIHLRPGFAPPDDPERFWFGYLGFPVRTTESALPAAVGGLTDQILVLADGRWRYESVDGTPCPAWVEDALAHPVPPRDDAWSATWTAPRREPHLAAIEQCLAAIRAGEVYQACVCTRFTGTVTGDPLEFFGAITSATLPAKSAYLQGHWGTVASFSPETFLRRTGNLIMSAPIKGTVPADAAPESLSASAKDVAENVMIVDLVRNDLSRLAVTGTVRVAELLSVVPAPGVWHLVSRVEAILDPAVGTNELLRATFPPASVTGTPKLRAAELLAEWESHPRGVYCGAIGMAGPGHGLDLNVAIRTVALAPDGSAILGVGGGITIDSDPEREWQECLDKAATIVGASSATGPPGRGR
- a CDS encoding helix-turn-helix domain-containing protein — translated: MRQSILAGTDGTGGAGGIGDQRAAEITVDLPVPSTRAEVVASWQRVVDAGADADNHAPAHLSAPDVSDRRRDNPLGESAQRLQRVFVEATDDSDLMMGVFDADGVLLWRGGTPRWLTVADDLELVEGSRWDEESTATTAVSLVMSDHRATRLVGSEHYNSALHALYCAAAPIHHPRTGAMTGIVGLAGPIGSFQPSSTAFAVSMAALGEHEIAAAHTRSLADLRKNAGARLAGIRGPALLVDSDGWVADSRGCTAPDAVGAPAEGMHQFVPGIGACVASAVGRGWLLRPVGPASPIVAELDLRGEPSLTVAGDGDEWRTVLTRRHAQILLLLAEASESGLTSARLSRLIFGDTGHVVTVRAEMSRLRRAVGALLTSRPYRLAPGVTLHIATESTAAGDGRRFVSPADAPGPLDTDHGGKHRRLA
- a CDS encoding dolichyl-phosphate-mannose--protein mannosyltransferase, with product MGTRPVPEIPAPLFGAPDRRRGFLVGLVITAVAALTRFWGLAHPTDQGTPVFDEKHYVPQGWQVLTGGNWIEDNPAYGLVVHPPVGKWLLAAGEAVFGYGPVGWRITPAIAGVAIVVLIYIAVRRLSRSTMVGAIAAVFAICDGVLFVQSRMGMLDIFQAVFVVAAITALIADRDQVRARMHRVYLEGRIHDSDFGPRLGFRWYRFTAGVMLGLACGTKWSGVYFVVFFALLAIGFDVAARKAYHVRRPWLGVLRRDLVPAGMSLAVMPIVIYFVSFIPWFTSETAVYRYEVGNQIGVGGPFAWVPGAWRSLWFYEAGILQFHAGLTNSAGNHHPWESKPWTWPMSLRPMLYAIENGPDQCGGGECIRAQMLIGSPALWWVALPMLAWGLWRWLVRRDWRYATVLTGYAAGLLPWFADLDRQMYFFYATVMAPFLVMGLALCCGDLLRAVAARARARPERRALGILVVAIYVGLVVANFIWLWPILTASPISPAQWHQQIWLPSWS
- a CDS encoding BCCT family transporter, with product MFGVTAVIVIGFVIWGIADKDSLKTASDNALSWITDNLGWLFILSATGFVVFAIYLAASKYGRIPLGKDDDKPEYRTISWIAMMFSAGMGIGLMFFGAYEPLFHFVVAPPEMAEADIRAAMATTMFHWGFHPWAMYAVVGLAIAYSTYRCGRGQLMSAVFAPFLRGRENGPIGRVIDILAIFATLFGTVASLGLGALQIGSGLAKVGWVDEPSTMLLVAVIAILTAAFVASAVSGVARGIQWLSNINMVAALILAIFVFVVGPTVFIMNLLPTTLGAYLNDLPFLSARSGATVDADGQSWLASWTIFYWAWWVSWTPFVGLFLAKISKGRTIREFVIGVMVVPTTVSLVWFCVFGGTAIRQQTDGVMNFNPDTANSEDTLFDVLANLPWTGIASALVMFLVAIFFVSGADAASLVMGSLSQRGAHDPSRWVTIFWGVLTGTVAALLLAISGDDALSGLQQMAIIAALPFVVVMILMCFALYKDLRNDPLIVARLELRDQVDEHIRQQAIEISTGEFSAVDLSENGSAPSTASPVDTFLSSSSAARSADATGPGKSDSP